A single Pristis pectinata isolate sPriPec2 chromosome 22, sPriPec2.1.pri, whole genome shotgun sequence DNA region contains:
- the LOC127581802 gene encoding mucosal pentraxin-like isoform X1: MNPFIPIVLVICIYLSGSDSAGLEGKSLIFPEQTANSYVRVFPSSFSSLTAFTVCLRAASEASRDYSLFSYATSRHDNELLIWQTADGHISLYLGGIVAKFSLPKMDALLRHICIAWESKEGSVTVWVNGQRSLQKVGGKGQFVEGSGQFILGQEQDSVGGGFDKGQSFVGEITDVHMWDHVLETSETELISEGCFGTGGNIINWGTTYYRSAGNVRIEDNNDCKV; the protein is encoded by the exons ATGAACCCCTTCATTCCAATTGTGCTTGTGATCTGCATTTACCTGTCAGGATCTGACAGTGCAG GCCTGGAGGGGAAATCATTGATATTTCCAGAGCAAACAGCCAACAGCTATGTCAGAGTTTTCCCATCGTCTTTCTCCAGTTTGACTGCCTTTACCGTCTGCCTCAGGGCCGCCTCTGAAGCGTCCCGCGATTACAGTTTGTTCTCCTATGCAACGTCCAGACATGACAACGAACTACTGATTTGGCAAACGGCTGATGGACACATCTCCCTGTATTTAGGTGGTATTGTCGCAAAGTTTTCCCTCCCAAAAATGGATGCCTTGCTGAGACACATTTGTATAGCCTGGGAATCTAAAGAGGGTTCAGTAACAGTCTGGGTAAATGGACAACGCAGCCTACAGAAGGTTGGTGGGAAGGGTCAGTTTGTGGAAGGTTCTGGTCAGTTTATCCTTGGTCAGGAACAGGACAGCGTTGGGGGAGGTTTTGACAAAGGTCAGTCCTTCGTAGGGGAGATAACTGATGTTCACATGTGGGATCATGTGCTGGAAACTAGTGAGACTGAGTTGATAAGTGAGGGTTGTTTCGGTACCGGAGGGAACATTATCAACTGGGGAACAACATACTATAGATCAGCAGGGAACGTGAGAATTGAAGACAATAACGATTGCAAAGTTTAA